In Streptomyces sp. NBC_00569, a single genomic region encodes these proteins:
- a CDS encoding DUF2461 family protein, with translation MRGQFTGWPEQAMDVLWQLQGEPAHATRERYRADRERLVRQPMIALLNEIADTDPRYEDFSVWHYRTDSWWWQHQGAVIRLGRKIEISLRFALDGLLIQGAWWYPDPGQVDMFRKAVASEGSGRELSAIVEDVRKKGYDISGDVMKRPPRGYPTDHSRTNLLRHRSLIAARPLGCEEWLHTHEAVDRVRSAAADLDALLMWLVRHVKRAA, from the coding sequence ATGCGCGGACAGTTCACCGGCTGGCCGGAGCAGGCCATGGACGTGTTGTGGCAGCTCCAGGGCGAACCCGCCCACGCGACCCGCGAGCGCTACCGCGCGGACCGCGAACGCCTGGTCCGGCAGCCGATGATCGCCCTGCTCAACGAGATCGCGGACACCGACCCCCGGTATGAGGACTTCTCCGTCTGGCACTATCGCACCGACTCCTGGTGGTGGCAGCACCAGGGCGCGGTGATCCGACTCGGCCGCAAGATCGAGATCAGTCTCCGATTCGCCCTGGACGGCCTTCTCATCCAGGGCGCCTGGTGGTACCCCGATCCCGGCCAGGTGGACATGTTCCGCAAAGCCGTCGCCTCCGAGGGGAGCGGACGCGAACTGTCCGCCATTGTCGAGGACGTGCGGAAGAAGGGCTACGACATCTCCGGGGACGTGATGAAACGCCCCCCGCGCGGCTATCCGACGGACCACTCCCGTACCAACCTGCTGCGCCACCGTTCGCTGATCGCCGCCCGTCCCCTCGGCTGCGAGGAGTGGCTGCACACCCACGAAGCGGTCGACCGGGTCCGCTCGGCCGCCGCCGACCTGGACGCCCTGCTGATGTGGCTGGTCCGCCACGTGAAGCGCGCCGCCTGA
- a CDS encoding NACHT domain-containing protein, which translates to MNRRKAGWLWAFVCVVAVATVAAWGLQGLKRGDVDPVGAAFAFAGLVVAGWSGWLSWQGLRHQESDAVAMAGRLAQAVLRAETDARAQLLGGDGTTIDVRFRFRPAAARDAAGAALEGRLSEVVSYYRQLRPGRLVITGAPGSGKTVLALELLLALLEERKPEDPVPVRLPLASWDTLPVAHPGTGPSMSAGTALDPGEAVQVIRAWVCRHLSRYRISPTTAEALMDAGLILPVLDGLDEMDAGDTPGYGSRARQALDVLNAFQRGRAKAGLVLTCRSGQYRALEALEVWAKDAVRVEISQISPDQARLFIQRRVGSTPRWQGVLETLGRAPSSPLARALSTPWRLTVAVTVHEQRDLTGAYLHSPQDLLGPVLGTDRAIRDYLLELFLRDATARHRTQRGGTYTPAQVRAWLGVLAAYLNTNAVTGRTVAGRTLSGTDLVLHELWPLAGSRPRIVHAALLAVMPLGITALYLWTDGPTLLTGLFIALALLIFGLTWSVAWPEPSWAAEVWLRTPQDRRTTGYRIQLWLVNGFASGFWGLGSVWVGFGSAGDMRYIALLLCTRRGSQALPWRLGRFLRWATDASLLRGAGIAYQFRHRELQDWLANAPTTP; encoded by the coding sequence ATGAACAGGCGTAAGGCAGGGTGGTTGTGGGCGTTCGTGTGCGTGGTAGCAGTGGCGACAGTGGCGGCGTGGGGTTTACAGGGGCTTAAGCGGGGTGATGTCGACCCGGTCGGCGCGGCGTTCGCCTTTGCCGGGCTTGTGGTGGCGGGCTGGTCGGGATGGCTGTCTTGGCAAGGACTGCGCCACCAGGAGAGCGACGCGGTGGCCATGGCGGGCCGATTGGCGCAAGCAGTGCTGCGAGCGGAGACCGACGCGCGGGCACAGTTACTTGGCGGGGACGGTACGACGATCGATGTGCGGTTCAGGTTCCGCCCGGCTGCGGCCAGGGACGCCGCAGGTGCCGCCCTGGAGGGGCGATTGAGCGAGGTGGTGAGCTACTACCGGCAGCTGCGACCAGGGCGTCTGGTGATCACCGGGGCACCAGGGTCAGGCAAGACCGTGCTCGCCCTCGAACTCCTCCTTGCCCTGCTGGAGGAGCGCAAGCCGGAGGACCCGGTCCCGGTACGGCTACCTCTGGCCTCTTGGGACACGCTGCCTGTCGCCCACCCCGGCACCGGGCCGAGCATGAGTGCGGGGACCGCCCTCGACCCGGGCGAGGCAGTGCAGGTCATACGGGCGTGGGTGTGCCGGCATCTGAGCCGCTATCGGATCTCCCCGACTACCGCCGAGGCGCTGATGGACGCAGGGCTCATCCTGCCGGTGCTGGACGGGCTGGACGAGATGGACGCTGGGGACACGCCCGGGTACGGCTCCCGGGCCCGGCAGGCGTTGGACGTGCTCAACGCCTTCCAACGCGGCCGGGCGAAAGCAGGCTTGGTGCTGACTTGCCGCAGCGGGCAGTACCGGGCGCTGGAGGCATTGGAGGTGTGGGCCAAAGACGCCGTGCGCGTGGAGATCAGCCAGATCAGTCCCGATCAGGCGCGCCTGTTCATCCAGAGGCGGGTGGGGAGCACACCGCGGTGGCAGGGCGTGCTGGAAACCCTCGGCCGGGCCCCGTCCTCGCCGCTGGCGCGGGCGTTGTCCACCCCGTGGCGGCTGACCGTGGCCGTGACCGTCCACGAGCAGCGCGATCTCACTGGCGCCTACCTGCACTCACCCCAAGACCTACTCGGCCCCGTACTGGGCACCGACCGGGCGATCCGCGACTACCTGCTTGAGCTGTTCCTCCGGGACGCCACCGCCCGGCACCGCACCCAGCGGGGCGGCACCTACACCCCCGCCCAGGTCCGGGCCTGGCTGGGAGTGCTGGCCGCCTACCTGAACACCAATGCCGTCACCGGCCGCACCGTGGCCGGCCGGACCCTGTCCGGCACCGATCTGGTCCTGCACGAACTGTGGCCTTTGGCAGGCAGTCGTCCCCGCATCGTCCACGCCGCCCTCCTGGCGGTGATGCCCCTGGGGATTACCGCCCTGTATCTGTGGACGGACGGCCCTACCCTCTTGACGGGCCTGTTCATCGCGCTGGCCCTTTTGATATTTGGGCTCACATGGTCCGTTGCGTGGCCAGAGCCTTCGTGGGCTGCCGAGGTGTGGCTGCGTACCCCTCAGGATCGGCGCACAACGGGCTACAGGATCCAGCTCTGGCTTGTGAACGGGTTCGCGTCCGGGTTCTGGGGGCTTGGGTCGGTGTGGGTGGGGTTCGGGAGTGCGGGGGACATGCGTTATATCGCCTTGCTTCTGTGTACCCGCCGCGGGTCCCAGGCTCTGCCCTGGCGTCTGGGCAGGTTCCTGCGTTGGGCCACCGATGCCAGTCTGCTCCGCGGTGCTGGCATCGCCTACCAGTTCCGCCATCGCGAACTCCAGGACTGGCTCGCTAACGCACCAACCACCCCTTAG
- a CDS encoding RNA-guided endonuclease InsQ/TnpB family protein, producing the protein MATTCVKRAFKYRFYPTDAQAAELSRTFGCVRKVYNLALAARTEAWARQERVNYNATSAMLTAWKKTGELAFLNEVSSVPLQQCLRHLQAAFSNFFAKRAKYPRFKSKKKSRKSAEYTTSGFRFRAGELTLAKMARPLDIVWSRPLPEGASPSTVTVSQDAAGRWFVSLLCEDPAIEPLAAADAAVGIDVGLDHLLTLSTGEKIANPRHERKDRAALAQAQRRMAKKEQGSANRARARRKVAKIHARIADRRRDHLHQLTTRLVRENQTIVIEDLTVRNMVKNRKLARAISDAAWSDLRSMLEYKAAWYGREVIAVDRFFPSSKLCSHCGSVQGTMPLHVRTWTCECGTTHDRDVNAARNLLAAGLAVTVCGAGVRPQRSSPGGQSATKQKAPRREP; encoded by the coding sequence GTGGCCACGACTTGTGTGAAGCGGGCGTTCAAGTACCGCTTCTATCCGACCGATGCGCAGGCTGCCGAGCTGTCGCGCACGTTCGGATGCGTGCGCAAGGTCTACAACCTCGCGCTTGCCGCCCGCACCGAAGCGTGGGCGCGGCAGGAGCGGGTCAACTACAACGCCACCTCGGCCATGCTGACCGCATGGAAGAAGACCGGGGAACTGGCGTTCCTCAACGAGGTTTCCTCCGTACCGTTGCAGCAGTGTCTGCGGCACTTGCAGGCGGCGTTCAGTAACTTCTTCGCCAAGCGGGCTAAGTATCCGCGCTTCAAGTCGAAGAAGAAGTCGCGGAAATCTGCCGAGTACACCACCAGCGGTTTCCGGTTCCGTGCCGGGGAGCTGACTCTGGCGAAGATGGCCCGGCCGCTGGACATCGTGTGGTCGCGCCCGCTGCCCGAGGGCGCGTCCCCGTCCACGGTGACCGTGTCGCAGGACGCGGCGGGGCGCTGGTTCGTCTCCCTGCTGTGCGAGGACCCGGCCATCGAGCCACTTGCCGCTGCCGATGCGGCAGTGGGAATCGACGTCGGTCTGGATCACCTGCTGACCCTGTCCACCGGGGAGAAGATCGCCAACCCTCGGCACGAACGCAAGGACCGTGCCGCCCTCGCCCAGGCTCAGCGCCGCATGGCGAAGAAGGAGCAGGGCAGTGCGAACCGGGCCAGGGCCCGGCGCAAGGTCGCCAAGATCCACGCCCGCATCGCCGACCGTCGCCGCGACCACCTGCACCAACTGACCACTCGACTCGTTCGTGAAAACCAAACGATCGTGATCGAGGACCTGACCGTGCGCAACATGGTCAAGAACCGGAAACTGGCCCGCGCCATCTCGGATGCGGCGTGGTCGGACTTGCGGAGCATGCTGGAGTACAAGGCCGCCTGGTACGGGCGGGAAGTGATCGCGGTCGACCGCTTCTTCCCCTCGTCCAAGCTGTGCTCCCACTGCGGCAGCGTGCAGGGCACGATGCCGCTCCACGTCCGTACCTGGACGTGTGAGTGCGGAACGACCCATGACCGGGACGTGAACGCAGCACGCAACCTTCTGGCCGCCGGGCTGGCGGTGACAGTCTGTGGAGCTGGTGTAAGACCTCAACGGAGTTCTCCGGGCGGGCAGTCGGCGACGAAGCAGAAAGCCCCACGGCGCGAGCCGTAG
- a CDS encoding alpha/beta fold hydrolase gives MAAHIEGVEHHSIKVKGLTLHYAAAGDEDAPLVVLLHGFPECWYSWRHQLTALAAAGYRAVAPDQRGFARSDAPALVEAYTLANLVGDVVSLVRQLDRERFAVVGHDWGAPVAWLTAQLRPDLVRGVVGLSVPPPVPDPGHTPPLTALAEMFDGRFYQNYFCQPGVADAEFAEAPENTFRRFLYGASGDNPQTDPPPQPLVPLGSTFLETLAEPKELPAWLTEDDIAVFAEEYRRNGFTGGLNLYRNIDRNWELGAAWDALPIQVPALYVVGDRDLVGVFPGMDQLLPALQQLNPTLHPTVTLPGCGHWTQQERPAEVNAALLDFLGGLPD, from the coding sequence GTGGCGGCGCACATCGAGGGCGTGGAGCATCACAGCATCAAGGTCAAGGGCCTGACCCTGCACTACGCGGCTGCGGGCGACGAGGACGCTCCGCTGGTGGTGCTGCTGCATGGCTTCCCGGAGTGCTGGTACTCCTGGCGCCACCAGCTCACCGCGCTCGCCGCGGCCGGCTACCGCGCCGTCGCCCCGGACCAGCGCGGCTTCGCCCGCAGCGACGCGCCGGCGCTCGTCGAGGCGTACACGCTGGCGAACCTCGTCGGCGATGTCGTCTCACTGGTACGGCAGTTGGACCGCGAGCGCTTCGCCGTGGTCGGCCACGACTGGGGCGCCCCCGTCGCCTGGCTCACCGCGCAGCTGCGCCCGGACCTGGTGCGCGGCGTCGTAGGCCTGAGCGTGCCGCCGCCGGTGCCCGACCCCGGTCACACCCCGCCGCTCACCGCGCTGGCGGAGATGTTCGACGGCCGCTTCTACCAGAACTACTTCTGCCAACCGGGCGTGGCCGACGCCGAGTTCGCCGAGGCCCCGGAGAACACCTTCCGCCGCTTTCTCTACGGAGCAAGCGGCGACAACCCCCAGACCGACCCGCCCCCGCAGCCCCTCGTGCCCCTGGGCAGCACCTTCCTGGAGACCCTCGCCGAGCCGAAGGAACTGCCGGCCTGGCTGACGGAGGACGACATCGCGGTGTTCGCCGAGGAGTACCGGCGCAACGGCTTCACCGGCGGTCTGAACCTGTACCGCAACATCGACCGCAACTGGGAGCTGGGTGCGGCCTGGGACGCCCTCCCGATCCAGGTTCCCGCACTCTACGTCGTAGGCGACCGCGACCTGGTGGGCGTCTTCCCCGGCATGGACCAGCTTCTGCCCGCACTCCAGCAGCTGAACCCGACACTCCACCCCACCGTCACCCTCCCCGGCTGCGGCCACTGGACCCAACAGGAACGCCCGGCCGAAGTGAACGCGGCACTGCTCGACTTCCTGGGCGGCTTGCCCGACTGA
- a CDS encoding SDR family NAD(P)-dependent oxidoreductase codes for MSDPVVLITGALTGIGRATALAYARQGANLVVSGRHEEVGEQFAGELAGLGAPAEFVRADVRFDADAKDLVDRAVARFGRIDVAVNNAGTEGTPGPVTEVTDEAYQATFDTNVKGTLLCLKHEFRVMRERGGGSIINVSSTLGMMGYPGVTLYVGSKHAVVGITKAAALEGAAHGIRVNAVAPGYTRTAMYERFTGDDTARDAVDSVLPMHRAGTPEEIAEAVQYLGSDKASYVTGHILVVDGGLMAGGPLFPST; via the coding sequence GTGTCTGATCCCGTCGTACTCATCACGGGCGCGCTCACCGGTATCGGCCGCGCCACCGCCTTGGCTTACGCACGTCAAGGCGCGAACCTTGTGGTCTCCGGCCGCCACGAGGAGGTGGGTGAGCAGTTTGCCGGGGAGCTGGCCGGCCTCGGCGCCCCGGCGGAGTTCGTGCGTGCCGACGTCCGTTTCGACGCCGATGCGAAGGACCTCGTCGACCGTGCGGTCGCGCGGTTCGGGCGGATCGATGTCGCTGTCAACAACGCTGGCACGGAGGGAACACCCGGCCCTGTCACCGAGGTGACCGACGAGGCTTACCAGGCCACCTTCGATACCAATGTCAAGGGAACGCTGCTGTGCTTGAAGCACGAGTTCCGGGTCATGAGGGAACGGGGCGGCGGCAGCATCATCAACGTCAGCTCCACCTTGGGCATGATGGGTTACCCCGGGGTGACCTTGTACGTCGGCAGCAAGCACGCCGTCGTCGGCATCACCAAGGCGGCCGCACTCGAAGGCGCCGCCCACGGTATCCGGGTCAATGCGGTCGCGCCTGGCTACACCCGGACCGCTATGTACGAGCGGTTCACCGGCGACGACACGGCGCGTGACGCGGTCGATTCGGTGCTGCCTATGCACCGGGCAGGCACCCCGGAGGAGATCGCCGAGGCTGTCCAGTACCTGGGTTCGGACAAGGCGAGCTACGTCACCGGGCACATTCTCGTGGTCGACGGCGGCCTCATGGCGGGCGGGCCCCTGTTCCCGAGCACGTGA
- a CDS encoding flavin monoamine oxidase family protein: protein MFATMGALGLAPTAQAAQRELPYRAPRPGDFTLSGRGAAKVVIVGGGIAGLATAYELGKAGYDCTVLEARDRSGGRNFTVRGGDSTVDLYGNAQTARFSDGQYMNAGPARLPQWMVTLDYCRELGVPIEVFTNTNADAYLFNESAGMTKPMRYRTAKADVYGYVSELLAKASGKGALDKELTAADQDRLVEFLKDFGDLGDKLTYAGGERRGYTTVPAATGTPGVLLGDLPSASEVFASGVGRYFSFEFGFDQAMLMFQPVGGMDQIPKALTKAIGERRVQTGAVVSKITDKGDGVVVTYRQGGRTKVVEADFCVGALPPNILAKIPHNLGSGVQGALEAITPQSAGKIGLEYKSRWWELDHRIYGGITETDMDLSHIWHPSHGFHGERGVMIGYYNYDGDADAYAKLGPAAREARAVSQGVKIYGEKYRTELASSFSHHWRQTPHLEAAWHDTPGGPDDPRYKSLNEPGGRVYFAGDWLSYTDAWQHGAFTSARRAVSKLHTRVMAA, encoded by the coding sequence ATGTTCGCCACCATGGGCGCCCTCGGACTCGCCCCCACGGCGCAGGCCGCGCAGCGCGAACTCCCCTACCGCGCACCGCGGCCGGGGGACTTCACGCTGAGCGGGCGGGGCGCCGCGAAGGTGGTGATCGTGGGCGGTGGCATCGCCGGGCTCGCCACCGCGTACGAGCTGGGCAAGGCGGGCTACGACTGTACGGTCCTTGAGGCCAGAGACCGCTCCGGTGGGCGCAACTTCACGGTGCGGGGCGGGGATTCGACCGTCGACCTGTACGGCAACGCGCAGACCGCGCGCTTCAGCGACGGCCAGTACATGAACGCGGGCCCGGCCCGGCTTCCGCAGTGGATGGTGACGCTCGATTACTGCCGTGAACTCGGCGTCCCCATCGAGGTGTTCACCAACACGAACGCCGACGCCTACCTCTTCAACGAGTCGGCCGGCATGACGAAGCCGATGCGGTACCGCACCGCCAAGGCCGATGTGTACGGGTATGTGTCCGAGCTGCTCGCCAAGGCCTCCGGCAAGGGGGCGCTGGACAAGGAGTTGACCGCCGCCGACCAGGACCGGCTGGTCGAGTTCCTGAAGGACTTCGGTGACCTGGGCGACAAGCTGACGTACGCAGGTGGGGAGCGACGCGGGTACACCACCGTGCCGGCCGCCACCGGCACCCCGGGTGTGCTGCTCGGTGACCTGCCCTCCGCGTCCGAGGTGTTCGCCAGCGGCGTCGGGCGCTACTTCTCCTTCGAATTCGGCTTCGACCAGGCCATGTTGATGTTCCAGCCGGTCGGCGGCATGGATCAGATACCGAAGGCGCTGACCAAGGCGATAGGGGAGCGCCGCGTACAGACGGGCGCCGTCGTCAGCAAGATCACGGACAAGGGTGACGGGGTCGTCGTCACCTACCGGCAGGGTGGGCGTACCAAGGTCGTCGAGGCGGACTTCTGCGTCGGCGCGCTGCCGCCCAACATCCTCGCCAAGATCCCGCACAACCTCGGCTCCGGTGTGCAGGGCGCATTGGAGGCCATCACCCCGCAGTCCGCGGGGAAGATCGGTCTGGAGTACAAGTCCCGCTGGTGGGAGCTGGATCACCGGATCTATGGCGGCATCACCGAGACCGACATGGACCTCAGCCACATCTGGCACCCGTCGCACGGATTCCACGGCGAGCGCGGCGTCATGATCGGCTACTACAACTACGACGGTGACGCCGACGCCTACGCGAAGCTCGGCCCCGCCGCGCGCGAAGCACGGGCGGTCTCCCAGGGCGTGAAGATCTATGGCGAGAAGTACCGCACGGAGCTGGCGTCGTCGTTCTCGCACCACTGGCGCCAGACCCCGCACCTGGAAGCCGCCTGGCACGACACCCCGGGCGGCCCCGACGACCCGCGCTACAAGTCCCTCAACGAGCCCGGCGGGCGCGTCTACTTCGCCGGTGACTGGCTCAGCTACACGGATGCGTGGCAGCACGGCGCGTTCACGTCCGCGCGGCGGGCAGTGAGCAAGCTGCACACGCGCGTGATGGCCGCCTGA
- a CDS encoding pentapeptide repeat-containing protein — protein MVDFSKAKFSGGEVSFSDAKFTVDTGSFLDTEFTSSEVSFRGAEFSGGRVDFSRSTGEAPSGLVPLNGSALPTGLCLPAAWST, from the coding sequence GTGGTCGACTTCTCCAAGGCGAAGTTCTCCGGCGGCGAGGTCTCCTTCTCCGACGCTAAGTTCACCGTCGACACGGGCTCCTTCCTCGACACGGAGTTCACCAGCAGTGAGGTCTCCTTCCGTGGCGCGGAGTTCTCCGGCGGCAGGGTCGACTTCTCTCGCTCGACCGGCGAAGCACCATCCGGTCTGGTGCCGCTAAACGGATCCGCCCTGCCAACCGGCCTGTGCCTACCTGCGGCCTGGTCCACCTGA
- a CDS encoding helix-turn-helix domain-containing protein, with protein sequence MRESGARGHLSVRQLVDNIGPALLRLVQEGTGSGGPLTDIAIHAPGAPTQLGPGCVVLGVGVTTEAELRELTAAMRQAGAEVLAVKAPVPPSAHDKLAIIEVNRDASWMHVATTVREQLLEYARTRVRSAGSGAELFALANAVYESVGAPVTIEDRFSALVAWSEGQDRTDSERIETILGRAVHQRTLAEQRERQEFERLHASTEPVYMEATGADQLARLAIAVRAGSDVVGYIWAAVTGPLHEAATARLREFAPVVALQLVGLRTETSYARRQRGELAAAVLGGAADPVEASRLQLGSGPVCVLAAAPRLAGSTGSDALDAAGLRRFADTLEYFLAAVHPRSALVAGTGAVYVLAAWPPEHATALESAVALARDFLARTPLAGDYVVAVGGPAESMGRIADVRAQADAALRALRHPAVRGPAVRTVEEMALAVLLLHLADATEALGLPDAGGALHRLRQEEGQDGPLAATLAAYLAAAGATDTAAKALHIHPNTMRYRLRRIREVCGLDFADADAMLLAHLQLRVRELRTGAYRGSG encoded by the coding sequence ATGCGGGAGTCCGGTGCCCGGGGGCACCTGTCCGTCCGTCAGCTCGTGGACAACATCGGCCCGGCGCTGCTGCGCCTGGTCCAGGAGGGGACCGGCAGCGGCGGGCCGCTCACCGACATCGCCATCCATGCCCCGGGTGCGCCGACACAGCTCGGACCCGGGTGCGTGGTGCTGGGGGTCGGCGTGACCACGGAGGCCGAGCTGCGCGAGCTGACGGCGGCCATGCGGCAGGCCGGCGCGGAGGTGCTGGCGGTGAAGGCCCCGGTGCCGCCGTCGGCCCACGACAAGCTGGCGATCATCGAGGTCAACCGAGACGCGTCCTGGATGCACGTGGCGACGACCGTCCGTGAGCAGCTGCTCGAGTACGCGAGGACGCGCGTGCGCTCGGCCGGCAGCGGCGCAGAGCTGTTCGCCCTGGCGAACGCGGTCTACGAGAGCGTCGGCGCCCCGGTCACCATCGAGGACCGCTTCTCCGCGCTGGTCGCCTGGTCGGAGGGGCAGGACCGGACCGACTCCGAGCGGATCGAGACCATCCTGGGGCGGGCCGTGCACCAGCGGACGCTCGCCGAACAGCGCGAGCGTCAGGAGTTCGAGCGGCTCCATGCCAGCACCGAACCGGTGTACATGGAGGCGACCGGGGCGGATCAGCTGGCAAGGCTGGCGATCGCGGTCCGGGCCGGTTCGGACGTCGTCGGCTACATCTGGGCCGCCGTCACCGGGCCGCTCCACGAGGCGGCCACAGCCCGGCTGCGCGAATTCGCGCCCGTGGTCGCGCTGCAGTTGGTCGGCCTGCGCACGGAGACCAGCTACGCCCGCCGCCAGCGCGGCGAGCTGGCCGCCGCGGTACTCGGCGGGGCGGCCGACCCGGTGGAGGCGAGCCGGCTGCAGCTGGGCTCCGGCCCGGTCTGCGTCCTGGCCGCGGCCCCGCGGCTGGCCGGGAGCACGGGCTCCGACGCGCTGGACGCCGCCGGGCTGCGCCGGTTCGCGGACACGCTGGAGTACTTCCTGGCGGCCGTGCACCCCCGTTCAGCCCTGGTGGCGGGCACCGGAGCGGTGTACGTACTGGCTGCCTGGCCTCCGGAACATGCCACGGCCCTGGAGTCGGCCGTCGCCCTGGCTCGCGACTTCCTCGCGCGGACCCCACTGGCCGGTGACTATGTGGTCGCCGTCGGCGGCCCGGCTGAATCGATGGGCCGGATCGCCGACGTGCGGGCGCAGGCGGACGCCGCGCTGCGGGCGCTGCGGCACCCGGCCGTCCGCGGCCCGGCCGTGCGCACCGTGGAGGAGATGGCGCTGGCGGTGCTGCTGCTGCACCTCGCCGACGCGACCGAGGCGCTTGGCCTGCCGGACGCCGGCGGCGCGCTGCACCGGCTGCGCCAGGAAGAGGGCCAGGACGGTCCGCTGGCGGCGACCCTGGCCGCCTATCTCGCCGCCGCGGGAGCCACCGACACCGCGGCAAAAGCCCTGCACATCCACCCCAACACCATGCGCTACCGGCTGCGCCGTATCCGCGAGGTCTGCGGGCTGGACTTCGCCGATGCCGACGCCATGCTGCTCGCGCACCTCCAGCTCCGGGTGCGCGAGCTGCGGACGGGCGCTTACCGAGGCTCTGGCTGA
- a CDS encoding serine hydrolase domain-containing protein: protein MLSGLAQQLRTWWPVPGIAISVVDGTGELAFVTAGFANAESGAPLSRRTRFEIGSISKTFTAFLLGILADEGKVDLDAAVADHLPWFAPNGGSRAITVRHLAQHTSGLVAGADALPDAAARGYALRDARTWAEPGELFHYSNEGYNLLGLIVEQVTGQSLADAMAGRLLRPLGMRDSAARITHEDIAELATGYRFLRDDRPPLPSAPLAPAGFFEYSAADGNVLATACDLGLFARMMLCRGTLDGTRIIGPERFRQIVTAPAGAVSSGYALGVDVEVIDGRTWLTHAGGMVGYRSYLAVDTDGGHGVAVLTNAPGECQIIDRFARHVLAVVQGAPADPALFDPERIPDAQRYVGIHGTTPRQIRVEATGDDHLSLTSDGATGRLYDAGDGRLVCDHPGWSAYHHSLDGRWLYGPESLGPSPCAPTASPHALAGHYRSYTPWHPSFSIVQRAGRLHMIAATGVEAPRDEPELVPLDDGTFRIGADPRLPERLTSGPALDGAVLWVDLDGCRYTRSFRDQPEPR, encoded by the coding sequence GTGCTCTCTGGGCTTGCACAGCAGTTGCGGACCTGGTGGCCGGTGCCGGGAATCGCGATCAGCGTCGTCGATGGGACCGGCGAGTTGGCGTTCGTCACCGCAGGATTCGCGAACGCGGAGTCCGGGGCGCCGCTCTCCCGTCGCACGCGGTTCGAGATCGGTTCCATCAGCAAGACCTTCACCGCCTTCCTGCTCGGCATACTGGCGGACGAGGGGAAGGTGGACCTCGACGCGGCGGTCGCCGACCACCTGCCCTGGTTCGCCCCGAACGGCGGCTCCCGCGCGATCACCGTCAGGCACCTCGCGCAGCACACCTCCGGCCTGGTGGCCGGGGCCGACGCGCTGCCCGATGCCGCCGCACGCGGCTACGCGCTACGCGATGCGAGGACCTGGGCCGAACCAGGTGAGCTGTTCCACTACTCCAACGAGGGCTACAACCTGCTGGGGTTGATCGTCGAGCAGGTGACGGGGCAATCGCTGGCGGACGCCATGGCCGGACGGCTGCTGCGGCCCCTGGGCATGCGCGACTCGGCGGCGCGGATCACTCACGAGGACATCGCCGAACTCGCCACCGGGTACCGGTTCCTGCGCGACGACCGCCCGCCGCTGCCGTCGGCCCCGCTCGCGCCGGCCGGCTTCTTCGAGTATTCGGCGGCCGATGGGAACGTGCTGGCAACCGCTTGTGACCTGGGCCTGTTCGCCCGCATGATGCTGTGCCGGGGCACCCTGGACGGCACCAGGATCATCGGGCCGGAGCGTTTCCGACAGATCGTCACGGCGCCTGCCGGCGCGGTCAGTTCCGGCTACGCGCTCGGCGTGGACGTGGAAGTGATCGACGGCCGCACCTGGCTGACGCACGCCGGCGGGATGGTCGGATACCGCTCGTACCTCGCCGTCGACACCGACGGCGGGCACGGTGTCGCCGTGCTGACCAACGCACCCGGCGAGTGCCAGATCATCGACCGCTTCGCCCGCCATGTGCTCGCCGTCGTCCAGGGAGCCCCGGCGGACCCGGCGCTGTTCGACCCGGAGCGGATCCCCGACGCCCAGCGCTACGTCGGAATCCACGGAACGACGCCGCGTCAGATCCGCGTCGAGGCCACGGGCGACGACCACCTCTCGCTCACCTCGGACGGGGCGACCGGCAGGCTGTACGACGCGGGGGACGGGCGGCTGGTGTGCGATCACCCAGGATGGTCCGCCTACCACCACTCTCTGGACGGACGCTGGCTCTACGGACCCGAGTCACTGGGCCCCAGCCCCTGCGCGCCGACCGCTTCCCCGCATGCACTCGCAGGCCACTACCGGAGCTACACCCCCTGGCATCCCAGCTTCAGCATCGTGCAGCGGGCAGGACGACTGCACATGATCGCCGCAACCGGCGTGGAAGCGCCCCGCGACGAACCGGAACTCGTCCCGCTCGACGACGGGACGTTCCGCATCGGAGCCGACCCCCGGCTGCCGGAGCGCCTGACGTCCGGCCCCGCCCTGGACGGCGCGGTGCTCTGGGTCGACCTGGACGGCTGCCGCTACACGCGCTCGTTCCGGGATCAGCCAGAGCCTCGGTAA